The following is a genomic window from Thermoanaerobaculia bacterium.
TCCACCCGGCGAGGTGCGCGAAGATCATCCGGAACCGCCGCGGAAGGGAATCCGTCTCCAGGAGCGTTTGCAGTTCCGAAGGAGGCCAGCGCAGGCGCAGGGCGAGCTCGCCCGAGAGCCGCTCCGGCGACATGGCCTCGGAAGGAAGCGGCGGGAGGTCCATCTCCGGCTGGAGCCCGGCAAAAAGCGCCCGCACTCGCCGGACCGCCAACTCTTCGCGCGCGGGATCGGAATAACCTTTTACCGGCGCGATCTCGACCGATGCCGTCCGATAGGGCGCGGACGGTTCCTCCCGCACGATCCGGTATCTCCATACCCCTTCGAGGATGATATTGAAGCGGCCGTCGTCGAGGCGCTCCTGCTCGACGATCCGCCCCGCGCCGCCGAGCCGAAGGACCGGGGGCCGCTCGGGGGAGAAGCGCTCCGGGTCGAGCATCGCCATGCCGATGAGACTCTCTCCGGCCAGGGCGTCGGAGACCATCGCGCG
Proteins encoded in this region:
- a CDS encoding LON peptidase substrate-binding domain-containing protein, whose amino-acid sequence is MTRSLLPIFPLPGVVLFPGTLLPLHIFESRYRAMVSDALAGESLIGMAMLDPERFSPERPPVLRLGGAGRIVEQERLDDGRFNIILEGVWRYRIVREEPSAPYRTASVEIAPVKGYSDPAREELAVRRVRALFAGLQPEMDLPPLPSEAMSPERLSGELALRLRWPPSELQTLLETDSLPRRFRMIFAHLAGWKEAADVLRPYRGETNPLNN